The Clostridium felsineum DSM 794 region AAAAATTAAAATATGTTAAATTATACTATTTTTATAATATGTATAGTATAAATTATCTATTTTTGTATGTCAATGCTTAACTTTTTTGAATATATTATGTTTAGGTTAAAAAATAAACAGAAAATTAACTTTACAAATGATTTATAAGTTTAAATTTATATAAAAAGGAAATAATAGAAATATAATATGGAACTAAGGAAGTGCATCACATGGAGCATTACATGATTATATTATATAGATCAGTTATTTCTTATTTTGTTTTACTCCTATTTACAAGAATTATGGGTAAAAAACAGCTTTCACAGCTTACATATTTTGACTATATAGTAGGAATAACAGTAGGCTCCATTGCAGCAGCAGCTTCCGTAGATAGACATATAGATGTTTTTGAAAGCTGTTTTTCTATTGTGGTCTGGAGTACTCTTACTCTTATAATATCAATAGTAACCTTAAAGAGTATTAAACTCAGATTATGGATAGATAGTGAACCACTATTAATTATAGATAAAGGTAAGGTTATTTATAAAAACATGAAAAAGGCTAAGTATAATATGGGAGATTTACTAATGCAGCTTAGAAATAAGGATGTTTTTTATATTAAAGATGTGGAAGTTGCTGTGCTTGAGCCAGACGGAAAGCTTAGTGTTTTAAAGAAGGCTGAGAAGGAAACGGCAACCTGTGAGGACTTAGGAATAAAAAAGCCTAAGGCCGGCATGATGGAAGAGATTATTTTGGATGGGAATATATTAGTTAATCATTTAAAAAGGGTTAATAAGGATAAGGCTTGGGTTTTTAAAAAGTTAAAAGAAAGGAACATTAAAGACATTAAAAATGTAGTTTTTTTAGGTTTAATGCCAGATAACGAAATATATATTGTTACCAAATAGAGGAGAAACCTGACTCAGATTATGAGTTCAGGCTCTTTCTTATAAATTCATTTTTACTTTTTATATAAAAACTTGAATCAAAACAAACCTCAAAATTGCTATTTTTAAGGCCTTCATAGATGCTTTTAAGTAAATGTTGATTTTCAAATATATGACCGCTTAGGATTACATTATTTACATTATTAATTTTTGACAATATAAGTGACATAGTTAAGGTTATATGAGAAATTGTATTATGAAATTTAGCTGAAATTATACTTTTTTCAATATTACTATTTATGTCCCTTAATACTCCATTTATAATGCTTTTAAGTTCTATTATAAACATATTATTTTCATTCTTTATTTTGTATTTATAATAATTTTGTACATTTTTAGCGGCTATATTTTCTAAAAGCTCAGAAGCCTTGCCCTCTCGACCTTGGTTATATACTAATTTAAGTAAGGCTGAAACACAGTTGAAGAGTCCTTCTAAGCTTGAGGATTTATAGCAGTTTAGGTTTTTATTTAAACCAGCTTTAACAACAC contains the following coding sequences:
- a CDS encoding DUF421 domain-containing protein codes for the protein MEHYMIILYRSVISYFVLLLFTRIMGKKQLSQLTYFDYIVGITVGSIAAAASVDRHIDVFESCFSIVVWSTLTLIISIVTLKSIKLRLWIDSEPLLIIDKGKVIYKNMKKAKYNMGDLLMQLRNKDVFYIKDVEVAVLEPDGKLSVLKKAEKETATCEDLGIKKPKAGMMEEIILDGNILVNHLKRVNKDKAWVFKKLKERNIKDIKNVVFLGLMPDNEIYIVTK